Proteins from a genomic interval of Vespa velutina unplaced genomic scaffold, iVesVel2.1, whole genome shotgun sequence:
- the LOC124957527 gene encoding uncharacterized protein LOC124957527: protein MHSHTSIVHNGRREYLFTLTHQLCQQLHSTGTLSLSLGPNVFISGIKKNSTNIRSITLRGTTSTDGTCKGSQYSDFYGTWDDVVVQASVKITLRDFYANVKMKANQVHLQIGTVCALDEETCLDSDGSETYWSNIPTDSCGFNEYDVLYDRLATKLIPAESLQGSTLYTVTIKDVTFALTRTSEFILCVYSIVKTEHPKLFILETSPGRTFKGKMKSSVENLDIFAYVNSKFIYVERNLKTQLNALYIDVTRQKCVLEQQVLKNTLSLATLAPDEMAYALMKQSG, encoded by the coding sequence ATGCATTCTCACACATCCATCGTTCACAATGGACGCCGAGAGTATTTGTTCACGCTAACGCATCAGTTGTGCCAACAGTTACATTCTACaggcactctctctctctctctcggaccAAACGTATTTATCtctggaataaaaaagaatagcaCCAATATAAGGAGCATCACTTTGCGTGGCACCACAAGCACAGACGGTACGTGCAAGGGCTCCCAATATAGTGACTTTTACGGAACATGGGATGACGTAGTGGTGCAAGCATCCGTCAAGATCACATTACGTGACTTCTACGCCAATGTAAAAATGAAAGCCAACCAGGTGCACCTACAGATAGGAACCGTTTGCGCATTGGACGAGGAAACCTGTCTCGACTCAGACGGAAGCGAGACGTATTGGTCAAATATACCAACCGATAGTTGTGGCTTTAACGAATACGATGTCCTTTACGACAGGCTGGCAACAAAACTAATACCCGCCGAATCGTTGCAAGGATCCACATTGTATACAGTAACAATAAAAGATGTCACCTTCGCGTTAACAAGAACGAGCGAATTCATCCTGTGTGTATATTCAATAGTAAAAACGGAACATCCCAAGTTGTTCATTCTTGAAACATCGCCAGGAAGAACGTTCAAAGGTAAAATGAAATCCTCCGTAGAAAATCTAGACATCTTCGCGTACGtaaattcaaaattcattTACGTGGAAAGAAACCTTAAAACACAACTGAACGCTCTGTACATTGATGTCACCCGACAAAAATGCGTGTTAGAACAACAAGTACTTAAAAACACTCTCTCACTGGCAACACTAGCACCCGACGAAATGGCTTATGCCCTAATGAAACAATCGGGATAA